The proteins below are encoded in one region of Streptosporangiales bacterium:
- a CDS encoding enoyl-CoA hydratase — translation MDYEMVKVERSGEFVTITMNRPERRNALSTAHMRELLAAFEETGDGDALGVVLAGEGPVFSSGHDFRDVAAGDGDEVRRMLEVCTRLMNTIQSVPQPVVARVHGLATAAGCQLVATCDLAVAAQSAAFAAPGGKGGWFCHTPMVAIGRNVGRKRAMELALTGDTIDAATAVEWGLVNSVVPDAELDDAVHELLGRATRGSAWSKAAGKRTLYAQLGLDQRLAYDHAVEVMAATSQSPDAKEGMRAFLDKRAPRWQHAR, via the coding sequence ATGGACTACGAGATGGTGAAGGTCGAACGGTCGGGGGAGTTCGTCACGATCACGATGAACCGCCCGGAACGAAGGAACGCGTTGTCGACCGCGCACATGCGCGAACTGCTCGCGGCGTTCGAGGAGACCGGTGACGGCGATGCGCTCGGTGTCGTCCTCGCGGGCGAGGGGCCGGTCTTCAGCTCCGGTCACGACTTCCGTGACGTCGCGGCGGGCGACGGCGACGAGGTGCGCAGGATGCTCGAGGTCTGCACGCGGCTGATGAACACGATCCAGTCCGTGCCGCAGCCGGTCGTCGCGCGTGTCCACGGTCTCGCGACCGCGGCGGGCTGCCAGCTCGTCGCGACGTGCGACCTCGCGGTCGCCGCGCAGTCGGCGGCCTTCGCCGCACCGGGCGGCAAGGGCGGCTGGTTCTGCCACACACCCATGGTCGCCATCGGCAGGAACGTCGGACGCAAGCGCGCGATGGAGCTGGCGCTGACCGGTGACACGATCGACGCGGCGACCGCCGTCGAGTGGGGACTCGTCAACAGCGTCGTGCCCGACGCCGAGCTCGACGACGCCGTCCACGAGCTGCTTGGCCGCGCGACGCGGGGCAGCGCGTGGAGCAAGGCCGCCGGCAAACGCACCCTGTACGCGCAGCTCGGCCTCGACCAGCGGCTGGCGTACGACCACGCCGTCGAGGTGATGGCGGCGACGAGCCAGTCACCCGACGCGAAGGAGGGCATGCGGGCCTTCCTGGACAAGCGGGCGCCACGGTGGCAGCACGCCAGGTGA